A genomic region of Trifolium pratense cultivar HEN17-A07 linkage group LG3, ARS_RC_1.1, whole genome shotgun sequence contains the following coding sequences:
- the LOC123918518 gene encoding uncharacterized protein LOC123918518 isoform X1 → MSESCGSNAFPNAEVEKQITNKKCTRDVEDEVLSTTQKPYKLIKMTEPSHWPETQNLNMDSQPVQETEFTQELYEESPWQETLKLNLDSKVRFGGRHAVEGNMDFVRSFTIRADLNDTDLVSDILNTAKQNKLMMDIDQYCSEMEGLTIAAQINKIARRERVNGREVREILNFLRFEFKEYCQQMGRGAEGLIFNFATGTFTSNGRVKLSEAKLKDLTTNIASKHEHAIGYFFLLKDICPNILCKYRNSNDLKRQSHNSRSLSLTGAASSSGKRKSSSNDTFTSVKKPVSIKKMLNGYDNRPSDLNSLAKRMESIFHPQKSMGIINKLLDCFKGHPYLVDLFSEYDDTKFKNEIIRLKQMNLDGGASSEC, encoded by the exons ATGTCTGAGTCATGTGGCTCCAATGCTTTCCCAAATGCAGAGGTGGAAAAACAAATAACTAACAAGAAATGCACTAGAGATGTTGAAGACGAAGTTCTGTCTACAACCCAAAAACCATATAAG CTCATAAAGATGACTGAACCTTCTCAT TGGCCGGAAACACAAAATCTAAACATGGACTCCCAACCAGTGCAGGAAACAGAGTTCACGCAAGAACTGTACGAAGAGTCACCC TGGCAGGAAACGCTAAAACTAAACTTGGACTCCAAAGTGCGGTTTGGAGGAAGACAT GCCGTGGAAGGTAACATGGATTTTGTTAGGAGTTTCACAATAAGGGCTGATCTCAATGATACTGATTTAGTATCAGACATTCTTAATACGGCTAAACAAAACAAGCTCATGATGGATATTGACCAGTATTGTAGTGAAATGGAAGGTTTGACTATAGCGGCTCAAATAAATAAGATTGCGAGAAGGGAGAGAGTAAATGGTCGCGAG GTTCGCGAAATATTGAACTTTCTGAGGTTTGAATTTAAGGAGTATTGCCAACAAATGGGTCGAGGGGCAGAgggtttgatttttaattttgctACCGGTACTTTTACTTCAAACGGAAGAGTAAAATTAAGTGAAGCTAAGTTG AAGGACTTGACTACAAACATAGCGTCGAAGCACGAACATGCGATcgggtatttttttttattgaaagacATTTGTCCGAACATACTTTGTAAATATCGCAACTCAAATGATTTGAAGAGACAGAGTCATAACAGTAGAAGCCTGAGCTTAACAGGAGCAGCGTCGAGTAGTGGTAAACGGAAGTCATCATCGAATGACACATTTACATCTGTAAAGAAACCTGTCTCGATCAAAAAGATGTTGAATGGGTATGATAATCGTCCTTCGGATTTGAATTCTTTGGCTAAAAGGATGGAGTCTATTTTTCATCCGCAGAAATCTATGGGCATCATTAATAAGTTGTTGGACTGTTTTAAAGGTCATCCGTATTTAGTGGATCTATTTAGTGAGTATGATGACACAAAGTTTAAGAATGAAATCATTCGTCTAAAGCAGATGAATTTGGATGGTGGTGCAAGTAGTGAGTGTTAG
- the LOC123914713 gene encoding uncharacterized protein LOC123914713, translated as IFNTNLRDQPCYGSQVGGNTGSRSSGSKRVRESDASDSNSVGSSVRPMGRDAAKKRVKRKEKELERLDKIAMRQEEANHLLKESTKAKKMKMFMKLSSKEHLDDRSKVLLEKLGRDLFGN; from the exons ATTTTCAATACAAATCTTCGTGATCAACCATGTTATGGTAGTCAGGTAGGAGGAAATACTGGCTCTAGAAGTAGTGGATCTAAGAGAGTCCGCGAGAGTGATGCAAGTGATTCCAACTCTGTAGGATCTAGTGTTCGCCCAATGGGGAGGGATGCAGCtaaaaaaagggtaaaaagaAAA GAGAAAGAGTTGGAACGATTGGACAAAATAGCCATGAGGCAAGAAGAGGCTAACCATTTGTTGAAAGAAAGTACTAAGGctaagaagatgaagatgtttaTGAAGCTAAGTTCAAAGGAGCATCTCGATGATCGGAGCAAAGTGTTGTTGGAAAAGTTGGGTCGCGATCTGTTTGGAAATTAA
- the LOC123918514 gene encoding ras-related protein RABE1c — MAAPPARARADYDYLIKLLLIGDSGVGKSCLLLRFSDGSFTTSFITTIGIDFKIRTIELDSKRIKLQIWDTAGQERFRTITTAYYRGAMGILLVYDVTDEASFNNIRNWIRNIEQHASDNVNKILVGNKADMDESKRAVPTSKGQALADEYGIKFFETSAKTNLNVEEVFFSIARDIKQRLADTDNKAEPTTIKINQDSGAGAGQAAQKSACCG, encoded by the exons ATGGCTGCTCCACCGGCAAGGGCTCGTGCCGATTATGATTATCTCATTAAGCTTCTCTTAATTGGCGATAGCG GTGTGGGGAAGAGTTGTCTTCTTCTGCGTTTTTCTGATGGGTCCTTCACAACCAGTTTCATCACAACTATAGG CATTGATTTTAAGATAAGAACCATTGAGCTTGATTCCAAACGGATCAAGCTCCAAATTTGGGATACAGCAGGGCAAGAGCGGTTTCGGACAATTACAACTG CTTACTATCGTGGTGCTATGGGCATATTGCTAGTGTATGATGTTACTGACGAAGCATCATTTAACA ATATCAGAAATTGGATTCGCAACATTGAGCAACATGCTTCAGACAATGTTAACAAAATACTGGTGGGAAACAAAGCAGACATGGATGAAAGCAAAAGG GCTGTGCCAACATCCAAAGGCCAAGCACTGGCTGATGAATACGGAATCAAATTCTTTGAAACT AGTGCAAAGACAAATCTAAATGTGGAGGAAGTTTTCTTCTCCATAGCAAGAGACATAAAACAAAGGCTCGCTGACACTGACAACAAGGCAGAG cctacaacaatcaaaatcaaccaaGACTCTGGAGCGGGGGCTGGACAGGCTGCGCAAAAATCTGCTTGCTGTGGTTGA
- the LOC123918518 gene encoding uncharacterized protein LOC123918518 isoform X3, translated as MSESCGSNAFPNAEVEKQITNKKCTRDVEDEVLSTTQKPYKLIKMTEPSHWPETQNLNMDSQPVQETEFTQELYEESPAVEGNMDFVRSFTIRADLNDTDLVSDILNTAKQNKLMMDIDQYCSEMEGLTIAAQINKIARRERVNGREVREILNFLRFEFKEYCQQMGRGAEGLIFNFATGTFTSNGRVKLSEAKLKDLTTNIASKHEHAIGYFFLLKDICPNILCKYRNSNDLKRQSHNSRSLSLTGAASSSGKRKSSSNDTFTSVKKPVSIKKMLNGYDNRPSDLNSLAKRMESIFHPQKSMGIINKLLDCFKGHPYLVDLFSEYDDTKFKNEIIRLKQMNLDGGASSEC; from the exons ATGTCTGAGTCATGTGGCTCCAATGCTTTCCCAAATGCAGAGGTGGAAAAACAAATAACTAACAAGAAATGCACTAGAGATGTTGAAGACGAAGTTCTGTCTACAACCCAAAAACCATATAAG CTCATAAAGATGACTGAACCTTCTCAT TGGCCGGAAACACAAAATCTAAACATGGACTCCCAACCAGTGCAGGAAACAGAGTTCACGCAAGAACTGTACGAAGAGTCACCC GCCGTGGAAGGTAACATGGATTTTGTTAGGAGTTTCACAATAAGGGCTGATCTCAATGATACTGATTTAGTATCAGACATTCTTAATACGGCTAAACAAAACAAGCTCATGATGGATATTGACCAGTATTGTAGTGAAATGGAAGGTTTGACTATAGCGGCTCAAATAAATAAGATTGCGAGAAGGGAGAGAGTAAATGGTCGCGAG GTTCGCGAAATATTGAACTTTCTGAGGTTTGAATTTAAGGAGTATTGCCAACAAATGGGTCGAGGGGCAGAgggtttgatttttaattttgctACCGGTACTTTTACTTCAAACGGAAGAGTAAAATTAAGTGAAGCTAAGTTG AAGGACTTGACTACAAACATAGCGTCGAAGCACGAACATGCGATcgggtatttttttttattgaaagacATTTGTCCGAACATACTTTGTAAATATCGCAACTCAAATGATTTGAAGAGACAGAGTCATAACAGTAGAAGCCTGAGCTTAACAGGAGCAGCGTCGAGTAGTGGTAAACGGAAGTCATCATCGAATGACACATTTACATCTGTAAAGAAACCTGTCTCGATCAAAAAGATGTTGAATGGGTATGATAATCGTCCTTCGGATTTGAATTCTTTGGCTAAAAGGATGGAGTCTATTTTTCATCCGCAGAAATCTATGGGCATCATTAATAAGTTGTTGGACTGTTTTAAAGGTCATCCGTATTTAGTGGATCTATTTAGTGAGTATGATGACACAAAGTTTAAGAATGAAATCATTCGTCTAAAGCAGATGAATTTGGATGGTGGTGCAAGTAGTGAGTGTTAG
- the LOC123918518 gene encoding uncharacterized protein LOC123918518 isoform X2, with translation MSESCGSNAFPNAEVEKQITNKKCTRDVEDEVLSTTQKPYKMTEPSHWPETQNLNMDSQPVQETEFTQELYEESPWQETLKLNLDSKVRFGGRHAVEGNMDFVRSFTIRADLNDTDLVSDILNTAKQNKLMMDIDQYCSEMEGLTIAAQINKIARRERVNGREVREILNFLRFEFKEYCQQMGRGAEGLIFNFATGTFTSNGRVKLSEAKLKDLTTNIASKHEHAIGYFFLLKDICPNILCKYRNSNDLKRQSHNSRSLSLTGAASSSGKRKSSSNDTFTSVKKPVSIKKMLNGYDNRPSDLNSLAKRMESIFHPQKSMGIINKLLDCFKGHPYLVDLFSEYDDTKFKNEIIRLKQMNLDGGASSEC, from the exons ATGTCTGAGTCATGTGGCTCCAATGCTTTCCCAAATGCAGAGGTGGAAAAACAAATAACTAACAAGAAATGCACTAGAGATGTTGAAGACGAAGTTCTGTCTACAACCCAAAAACCATATAAG ATGACTGAACCTTCTCAT TGGCCGGAAACACAAAATCTAAACATGGACTCCCAACCAGTGCAGGAAACAGAGTTCACGCAAGAACTGTACGAAGAGTCACCC TGGCAGGAAACGCTAAAACTAAACTTGGACTCCAAAGTGCGGTTTGGAGGAAGACAT GCCGTGGAAGGTAACATGGATTTTGTTAGGAGTTTCACAATAAGGGCTGATCTCAATGATACTGATTTAGTATCAGACATTCTTAATACGGCTAAACAAAACAAGCTCATGATGGATATTGACCAGTATTGTAGTGAAATGGAAGGTTTGACTATAGCGGCTCAAATAAATAAGATTGCGAGAAGGGAGAGAGTAAATGGTCGCGAG GTTCGCGAAATATTGAACTTTCTGAGGTTTGAATTTAAGGAGTATTGCCAACAAATGGGTCGAGGGGCAGAgggtttgatttttaattttgctACCGGTACTTTTACTTCAAACGGAAGAGTAAAATTAAGTGAAGCTAAGTTG AAGGACTTGACTACAAACATAGCGTCGAAGCACGAACATGCGATcgggtatttttttttattgaaagacATTTGTCCGAACATACTTTGTAAATATCGCAACTCAAATGATTTGAAGAGACAGAGTCATAACAGTAGAAGCCTGAGCTTAACAGGAGCAGCGTCGAGTAGTGGTAAACGGAAGTCATCATCGAATGACACATTTACATCTGTAAAGAAACCTGTCTCGATCAAAAAGATGTTGAATGGGTATGATAATCGTCCTTCGGATTTGAATTCTTTGGCTAAAAGGATGGAGTCTATTTTTCATCCGCAGAAATCTATGGGCATCATTAATAAGTTGTTGGACTGTTTTAAAGGTCATCCGTATTTAGTGGATCTATTTAGTGAGTATGATGACACAAAGTTTAAGAATGAAATCATTCGTCTAAAGCAGATGAATTTGGATGGTGGTGCAAGTAGTGAGTGTTAG
- the LOC123918525 gene encoding histone H3.2 codes for MARTKQTARKSTGGKAPRKQLATKAARKSAPATGGVKKPHRFRPGTVALREIRKYQKSTELLIRKLPFQRLVREIAQDFKTDLRFQSSAVSALQEAAEAYLVGLFEDTNLCAIHAKRVTIMPKDIQLARRIRGERA; via the coding sequence ATGGCACGTACAAAACAAACCGCTCGCAAATCCACCGGAGGAAAAGCACCAAGGAAACAACTAGCAACAAAAGCCGCTCGGAAATCTGCTCCGGCGACCGGAGGAGTGAAGAAGCCACACAGATTCCGTCCAGGAACAGTTGCTTTAAGAGAGATCAGAAAGTATCAAAAGAGCACGGAGCTTCTCATTAGGAAACTTCCATTCCAAAGACTGGTTAGAGAAATCGCTCAGGATTTCAAAACTGATTTACGATTCCAAAGTAGTGCTGTTTCTGCTCTTCAAGAAGCTGCTGAAGCTTATCTTGTTGGTTTGTTTGAAGATACTAATCTTTGTGCTATTCATGCTAAGAGAGTTACTATTATGCCTAAGGATATTCAACTCGCTCGTAGGATTAGAGGCGAGAGGGCTTAG
- the LOC123918522 gene encoding copper-transporting ATPase HMA4-like: protein MDPSEFPFDIEAYKRQSEIEERYIVNRFRERRNQIKEGYTPRVNRKYLNRDHAAANQGLTKCSSQDEKIDANGIADLKKPLLQIQECRIKIKGMTCTSCSQSVEHDLQIAEGVKKAV from the exons atggaTCCTTCAGAATTTCCTTTTGATATAGAAGCTTACAAAAGACAGTCTGAAATCGAAGAGAGGTATATCGTCAACCGGTTCAGGGAGCGACGAAACCAAATAAAGGAAGGATATACACCTCGTGTCAATAGAAAATATCTCAATAGAGATCATGCAGCAGCaaaccaag GACTAACTAAGTGTTCGTCTCAAGATGAAAAAATAGACGCGAATGGGATCGCGGATCTTAAGAAACCATTATTGCAGATTCAAGAATGCCGAATCAAGATTAAGGGAATGACTTGCACAAGTTGTTCACAATCTGTTGAGCATGATTTGCAAATAGCTGAAGGAGTCAAAAAGGCAGTATAG
- the LOC123918518 gene encoding uncharacterized protein LOC123918518 isoform X4, which yields MSESCGSNAFPNAEVEKQITNKKCTRDVEDEVLSTTQKPYKMTEPSHWPETQNLNMDSQPVQETEFTQELYEESPAVEGNMDFVRSFTIRADLNDTDLVSDILNTAKQNKLMMDIDQYCSEMEGLTIAAQINKIARRERVNGREVREILNFLRFEFKEYCQQMGRGAEGLIFNFATGTFTSNGRVKLSEAKLKDLTTNIASKHEHAIGYFFLLKDICPNILCKYRNSNDLKRQSHNSRSLSLTGAASSSGKRKSSSNDTFTSVKKPVSIKKMLNGYDNRPSDLNSLAKRMESIFHPQKSMGIINKLLDCFKGHPYLVDLFSEYDDTKFKNEIIRLKQMNLDGGASSEC from the exons ATGTCTGAGTCATGTGGCTCCAATGCTTTCCCAAATGCAGAGGTGGAAAAACAAATAACTAACAAGAAATGCACTAGAGATGTTGAAGACGAAGTTCTGTCTACAACCCAAAAACCATATAAG ATGACTGAACCTTCTCAT TGGCCGGAAACACAAAATCTAAACATGGACTCCCAACCAGTGCAGGAAACAGAGTTCACGCAAGAACTGTACGAAGAGTCACCC GCCGTGGAAGGTAACATGGATTTTGTTAGGAGTTTCACAATAAGGGCTGATCTCAATGATACTGATTTAGTATCAGACATTCTTAATACGGCTAAACAAAACAAGCTCATGATGGATATTGACCAGTATTGTAGTGAAATGGAAGGTTTGACTATAGCGGCTCAAATAAATAAGATTGCGAGAAGGGAGAGAGTAAATGGTCGCGAG GTTCGCGAAATATTGAACTTTCTGAGGTTTGAATTTAAGGAGTATTGCCAACAAATGGGTCGAGGGGCAGAgggtttgatttttaattttgctACCGGTACTTTTACTTCAAACGGAAGAGTAAAATTAAGTGAAGCTAAGTTG AAGGACTTGACTACAAACATAGCGTCGAAGCACGAACATGCGATcgggtatttttttttattgaaagacATTTGTCCGAACATACTTTGTAAATATCGCAACTCAAATGATTTGAAGAGACAGAGTCATAACAGTAGAAGCCTGAGCTTAACAGGAGCAGCGTCGAGTAGTGGTAAACGGAAGTCATCATCGAATGACACATTTACATCTGTAAAGAAACCTGTCTCGATCAAAAAGATGTTGAATGGGTATGATAATCGTCCTTCGGATTTGAATTCTTTGGCTAAAAGGATGGAGTCTATTTTTCATCCGCAGAAATCTATGGGCATCATTAATAAGTTGTTGGACTGTTTTAAAGGTCATCCGTATTTAGTGGATCTATTTAGTGAGTATGATGACACAAAGTTTAAGAATGAAATCATTCGTCTAAAGCAGATGAATTTGGATGGTGGTGCAAGTAGTGAGTGTTAG
- the LOC123918520 gene encoding probable histone H2B.1, with the protein MAPKGEKKPAEKKPAEEKKSTVAEKAPAEKKPKAGKKLPKDGGSAAAGEKKKKRNKKSVETYKIYIFKVLKQVHPDIGISSKAMGIMNSFINDIFEKLAQESSRLARYNKKPTITSREIQTAVRLVLPGELAKHAVSEGTKAVTKFTSS; encoded by the coding sequence ATGGCACCAAAGGGAGAGAAGAAGCCAGCGGAGAAGAAACCCGCAGAGGAGAAGAAGTCGACCGTAGCAGAGAAGGCTCCCGCTGAGAAGAAGCCAAAGGCAGGAAAGAAGCTGCCAAAGGACGGTGGTTCAGCCGCTGCcggagagaagaagaagaagagaaacaaGAAGAGCGTAGAAACATACAAGATCTACATCTTCAAAGTTCTGAAACAAGTTCACCCTGACATTGGTATCTCAAGCAAAGCCATGGGTATAATGAACAGTTTCATCAACGACATATTCGAGAAACTCGCACAAGAATCATCAAGACTTGCAAGGTACAACAAGAAGCCAACAATCACTTCTAGGGAAATTCAAACTGCTGTCAGACTTGTTCTTCCTGGTGAATTGGCCAAGCATGCTGTTTCTGAGGGTACCAAAGCTGTGACCAAGTTCACAAGTTCTTAG